The window TCTTGTTGGAAACGGAGGTTACTTCTTCGCCACCCCGCCGTTCGGGGTAACCTTGAGCCCCTTTTCGATCTGGCGCCGGAGCTCTTTCCCCGGCTTGAACAGGGGGACGACCTTCGCGTCGACGTGGATCTGTTCCTTGGTCTGAGGATTAATCCGGCTGCTTGCCTTGCGGGCGCGTACCCCGAACTTTCCGAAGCCGACGAGCTTCACTTCCTCCCCCTGGAGGAGGGTGTCCTGAATCAGCCCGAGGACCGAATCGAGAAGCCGGCGGGCCTCCTTCTTGGTCAGGTTCGTCGAGTCGGCCAAACGATCGATGAATTCGCCTTTATTCATTGTGTGTTCCTCCTTGCTGTTTATGTGTCTTCTGTGGTCTCTTCTTCTTCCTCAGCCAGGCCGGTATCACCGAGGAGATCGCGCATGCTCAAGGTCTCGTGTCCAGCGTCTTCGATGTAGAACCGCTCTATCTTGTCGCGCTTCTTACCGCCGGAGCGCTTGCGGGATGGACGGGCGGCCGGGGGCGGCTCAGGCGGGGCGAGGAGCTTGCGAATGCTCAGTCGCACCTGCTTCTTCTCCTCGTTTATCCCGATTATCTTCGCCTTGACCTTGTCCCCCACCGCAAGGACGTCCTTCGGAGTGGCGATCCGTTTGTCGCTTATCTCCGAGACGTGGATGAGCCCTTCCACATCATCGGTGATCCGCATAAACGCGCCGAAGTCCTTGATCTCCGTGATCTCTCCGTCAACGACATCGTCGAGGGAATACTGCTCGGTGAACTGGCGCCAGGGGTCGGTCTTCAGGGCGCGGATGCTCAGGCTGATCCGCCGCTCCTTCGGATCGACGTTCAATACCTTCACCTCCACCGTTTCCCCTTCCTTGAGAACCTCGCGCGGATGATTTACCCGTCCCCAATCGAGCTCGGAGACGTGCACCAGCCCCTCGATCCCCTCCTCCAGCTTGACGAACGCGCCGAAGTCGGTGAGCTTAGTCACCTCCCCAACCACGCGCTGGCCGCGAGGATACTTCGCCTCCACGTCAGCCCACGGGTCATCCGTAGTCTGGCGAAGGGAAAGGCTGATGCGGCGCGCCTCCTCGTCGCAGCTGAGGACGACGACTTCGACCTCGTCCCCCTCCTTGACGATCTCCTTCGGGTTCTCCGGATGCCCCCACGAGAGCTCGGAGATGTGGACCAGCCCTTCCACGTCCTGCTCCAGTTCCACAAACGCACCGAAGTCGGTGACGCTGACCACCTTCCCTGTCACTCGCGTCCCGGCCGGGTACCGCTCCGCGATCCCCTCCCACGGGTTGGGACGGAGCTGTTTGATGGAGAGGGAGATCCTCTGTTTCTCCGGATCGAAGTCGATCACCTTCACCCGCACCTTATCTCCGACCTTGTACGTTGGGGGTGGGACGGGGAGGTCCTTCCACGCGATCTCGGAGCGGTGGACGAGTCCCTCAAACCCGCCGATGTCGACGAAGATCCCGAAATCGACGACACTGCGGATCGTCCCCTCCACCTCTTGACCTACCTCGAGAGTGGAGAACAGCTCCTCGCGCCGCTTCCGTTCCTCCTCCTTCAGGTAGGCTTTA is drawn from Candidatus Bipolaricaulota bacterium and contains these coding sequences:
- a CDS encoding 30S ribosomal protein S1 → MEEKIKMEEAFSESDVKLYSRGDTVTGTVVQVNQDEVLVDIGYKSEGILPVSELSPFRKEGKIEEGEEIEVLVTYIDEEKGTIYASEKQAEYEKRIESLEEAYRNGTPVEGEITGEVKNAGYHVNLDGIRAFLPGSHLGNDLPSAIEKLKGTRTKFKILELSRREKNLVVSHKAYLKEEERKRREELFSTLEVGQEVEGTIRSVVDFGIFVDIGGFEGLVHRSEIAWKDLPVPPPTYKVGDKVRVKVIDFDPEKQRISLSIKQLRPNPWEGIAERYPAGTRVTGKVVSVTDFGAFVELEQDVEGLVHISELSWGHPENPKEIVKEGDEVEVVVLSCDEEARRISLSLRQTTDDPWADVEAKYPRGQRVVGEVTKLTDFGAFVKLEEGIEGLVHVSELDWGRVNHPREVLKEGETVEVKVLNVDPKERRISLSIRALKTDPWRQFTEQYSLDDVVDGEITEIKDFGAFMRITDDVEGLIHVSEISDKRIATPKDVLAVGDKVKAKIIGINEEKKQVRLSIRKLLAPPEPPPAARPSRKRSGGKKRDKIERFYIEDAGHETLSMRDLLGDTGLAEEEEETTEDT
- a CDS encoding HU family DNA-binding protein, with protein sequence MNKGEFIDRLADSTNLTKKEARRLLDSVLGLIQDTLLQGEEVKLVGFGKFGVRARKASSRINPQTKEQIHVDAKVVPLFKPGKELRRQIEKGLKVTPNGGVAKK